In one Paramormyrops kingsleyae isolate MSU_618 chromosome 18, PKINGS_0.4, whole genome shotgun sequence genomic region, the following are encoded:
- the LOC140579689 gene encoding protocadherin gamma-A11-like translates to MGIRKIISTGNGKIRFWIIFLWFSYVTHGQMRYSIPEEMVKGSVIGNIAADLGIDVKRLKSGRARIVAGDSSRYVELNTDKGILVVNERIDRETLCKKTNLCSFNVEIILENPIQLIETTIEITDVNDHAPKFPNEEINFEISESALTGARFMLDSAYDPDVGINTIQSYSLKPTDNFALKQESRPDGTIYIEMILQSLVDREKQEDLILTVTAVDGGHPPMSGVMKINVKVLDVNDNAPVFTKKLYRATVLENSIKGTLVTTVSASDLDKGVNGEVTYSFRHMTETDRGVFEIDEKSGDIFVRGSIDFEKDKRYELNVEARDHGAFTDSCAVIIDITDVNDNIPIITLTSFTNPVSEDASLGTSIAVINVKDLDSGESGQVNCFIAEDSPFIIKWSTRNYFTVQTVKVLNREIDSEYNVTITATDEGSPPQSSSKTLHIRVSDVNDNAPAFEQQSYDIRLLENNTPGVSIFTVKANDADCCQNARVSYLLEDSEVNGVPASYLVSVNAESGVIHAVHSFDYEKLREFQVKVRAQDAGSPPLSGNATVRIIIQDQNDNAPQILYPVQTGGSLVAEMVPRSADVGYLVTKVVAVDVDSGQNAWLSYKLQKATDRALFEVGSQNGEIRTIRPVSDKDAMKQRLTVIVEDNGQPSRSATVNVNVMVADSFPEVLSEFSDNTNDKDYNDNLTFYLVLALTVVSFLFILSLVVIISVKIYRWRQSRIFYQSNLPVIPYYPTLYSDAGGTGTLHNMHNYEVYMTADSRKSDCKFVRPNSQNILIVDPKSAETMECLGNEKSMFDERELVS, encoded by the coding sequence ATGGGTATCAGAAAAATAATCAGCACTGGAAACGGGAAAATACGATTCTGGATAATTTTCCTTTGGTTTTCTTATGTAACCCATGGACAAATGCGATACTCTATTCCGGAGGAGATGGTGAAAGGCTCCGTCATCGGCAATATCGCTGCGGATTTGGGGATTGACGTTAAAAGGCTGAAAAGCGGCCGAGCTCGGATCGTTGCCGGAGACAGCAGTCGGTACGTGGAGCTGAACACAGACAAAGGAATACTGGTGGTCAATGAGAGAATAGACAGGGAGACGCTGTGTAAGAAAACAAATTTGTGCAGCTTCAATGTTGAAATTATTCTTGAAAATCCAATTCAATTAATTGAAACCACAATAGAAATTACAGATGTGAATGATCATGCTCCAAAATTCCCAAATGAAGAAATAAATTTTGAGATTAGTGAATCGGCGCTGACCGGTGCGCGATTTATGCTGGACAGCGCTTATGATCCCGATGTCGGTATTAATACCATACAGAGCTACAGTCTGAAACCGACTGATAACTTTGCATTGAAACAGGAATCTCGTCCTGATGGTACTATATACATTGAGATGATCCTTCAATCCCTCGTAGacagggagaaacaggaggacttAATTCTAACCGTAACTGCTGTAGACGGAGGTCACCCACCAATGTCCGgcgtaatgaaaataaatgtaaaggttTTGGACGTGAATGATAACGCTCCAGTTTTTACCAAGAAGCTCTACAGAGCCACAGTCTTAGAAAACTCAATCAAGGGGACACTTGTGACAACAGTTAGTGCAAGTGATTTGGATAAAGGCGTTAATGGTGAAGTGACATATTCCTTTAGACATATGACTGAAACAGATAGAGGAGTGTTCGAAATTGACGAAAAATCGGGCGACATTTTTGTAAGAGGAAGTATAGATTTTGAAAAAGATAAGCGATACGAGCTAAATGTTGAAGCAAGAGATCATGGTGCCTTCACAGATTCTTGTGCTGTTATTATTGATATCACTGATGTGAATGATAACATTCCCATTATAACGTTAACATCATTCACTAATCCAGTTTCTGAAGACGCTTCACTCGGAACTAGTATTGCAGTTATAAATGTTAAAGATTTAGACTCGGGAGAAAGTGGTCAGGTGAATTGTTTTATAGCTGAAGATTCGCCATTTATCATTAAATGGTCTACAAGGAATTATTTTACCGTTCAGACAGTAAAAGTGCTAAATAGAGAAATAGACTCGGAGTATAACGTTACAATAACAGCTACAGATGAAGGATCACCTCCTCAATCAAGTAGTAAGACTTTACATATTAGAGTGTCCGATGTGAACGATAATGCACCAGCATTTGAACAACAATCATATGATATTCGTTTGCTAGAAAACAACACACCCGGTGTTTCCATTTTCACTGTAAAAGCCAATGATGCCGACTGCTGCCAGAACGCGCGCGTCTCCTACCTGCTGGAGGACTCGGAGGTCAACGGTGTGCCCGCCTCTTACCTCGTGTCAGTAAACGCCGAAAGCGGGGTAATCCACGCCGTGCATTCTTTCGATTATGAGAAACTTAGAGAATTTCAAGTTAAAGTGAGAGCCCAGGATGCGGGCTCACCTCCATTAAGTGGAAATGCTACAGTCCGCATTATCATCCAGGACCAGAACGACAACGCCCCTCAGATCCTCTACCCagtacagactggtggctcctTGGTGGCTGAGATGGTGCCTCGTTCAGCTGATGTGGGCTATCTTGTCACTAAAGTGGTGGCCGTCGATGTGGACTCTGGACAGAATGCCTGGCTCTCATATAAATTGCAGAAAGCGACAGACAGGGCGCTGTTTGAAGTGGGCTCACAAAACGGGGAAATCAGAACTATACGCCCGGTCAGTGACAAAGACGCCATGAAACAAAGGCTTACTGTCATTGTGGAGGACAACGGACAGCCGTCTCGCTCAGCTACAGTCAACGTTAATGTGATGGTGGCGGACAGCTTCCCTGAAGTACTCTCGGAATTCAGTGACAATACTAACGACAAGGATTACAATGACAACCTGACTTTTTATTTAGTTCTGGCTCTGACTGTAGTGTCCTTCCTCTTTATTTTATCTTTAGTCGTGATTATATCCGTGAAAATCTATAGATGGAGACAATCACGCATCTTTTATCAGTCCAATCTGCCAGTTATACCGTATTATCCAACACTTTACTCAGACGCCGGAGGTACAGGGACTTTACATAATATGCACAACTACGAGGTGTATATGACGGCTGACTCCAGGAAGAGTGATTGTAAGTTTGTCAGACCTAATAGTCAGAACATTTTAATAGTGGATCCCAAGTCTGCCGAAACAATGGAGTGTTTGGGGAATGAAAAAAGCATGTTTGATGAGCGAGAACTGGTAAGttga